The following coding sequences lie in one Streptosporangiales bacterium genomic window:
- a CDS encoding MmgE/PrpD family protein, translating to MSLTEYVADFTLDLRFDDIPTAVREAAVEHVLDGYGLALSGTAEESHRIMRGYAGRAACAPEATVLGTSVRTTADLAALANGLSIHAMDYDDTQLSTDPESVYGLLTHPTAPVLAATSAVAELVNASGRDLLTAYVAGVEVACRTADASNPRHYHDGFHSTGTFGAIGAVAGAGKLLGLSPVQLRHALGIAASLSGGYRESFGTMTKPLHAGKAAEAGVVAARLAADGFTAATNILEAKRGMYAAASGGYQPQRIDGTLGAPFFFADPGISIKPYPSGSLSHPGQDAVLALVREHDVAPDDVVEATAGTNSAMPNALIYRTPTTALEAKFSFPFFLAIAILRRKVGIAEFHDDVVRSAEVQEMVQRCHHVVDDEMEAAGFQHMSTRVTVRLRDGRVLERVESYATGHPEKPMPRTQLEAKFLECAELAVPEDTARHVAARIWDLDEVDDIAKLHALMGGPR from the coding sequence CGAGGCAGCGGTCGAGCACGTGCTCGACGGCTACGGCCTCGCGCTCAGCGGCACGGCCGAGGAGAGCCACCGGATCATGCGCGGCTACGCCGGCCGGGCCGCCTGCGCGCCCGAGGCAACCGTCCTCGGCACCAGTGTCCGCACGACAGCGGACCTCGCCGCGCTGGCCAACGGCCTGTCGATCCACGCGATGGACTACGACGACACGCAGCTCTCCACCGACCCGGAGAGCGTGTACGGCCTGCTGACCCATCCGACCGCGCCCGTGCTCGCGGCCACGTCCGCCGTCGCCGAGCTGGTCAACGCCTCCGGACGTGACCTGTTGACCGCCTACGTGGCGGGCGTCGAGGTCGCCTGCCGCACCGCGGACGCGTCGAACCCCAGGCACTACCACGACGGCTTCCACTCCACCGGCACGTTCGGCGCCATCGGCGCCGTCGCGGGGGCAGGGAAGCTGCTCGGCCTCTCCCCCGTCCAGCTGCGCCACGCGCTCGGCATCGCCGCCAGCCTCTCCGGCGGGTACCGGGAGAGCTTCGGCACCATGACGAAACCGCTCCATGCGGGCAAGGCCGCGGAGGCCGGCGTCGTCGCCGCGCGCCTCGCTGCGGACGGCTTCACCGCAGCAACGAACATCCTCGAGGCGAAGCGCGGCATGTACGCCGCTGCCAGCGGTGGCTACCAGCCGCAGCGGATCGACGGCACGCTCGGCGCACCGTTCTTCTTCGCCGACCCCGGGATCTCCATCAAGCCGTACCCGTCCGGTTCGCTGTCGCACCCCGGTCAGGACGCCGTGCTTGCACTCGTACGCGAGCACGACGTCGCACCCGACGACGTCGTGGAGGCGACGGCGGGCACCAACTCGGCGATGCCGAACGCGCTGATCTACCGCACCCCCACCACGGCGCTCGAAGCGAAGTTCTCCTTCCCGTTCTTCCTCGCCATCGCGATCCTGCGCCGGAAGGTGGGGATCGCGGAGTTCCACGACGACGTGGTCCGCAGTGCCGAGGTGCAGGAGATGGTGCAACGCTGTCACCACGTCGTGGACGACGAGATGGAGGCGGCGGGCTTCCAGCACATGAGCACCCGCGTCACCGTCAGGCTGCGCGACGGGCGGGTGCTCGAACGGGTCGAGTCGTACGCCACCGGGCACCCGGAGAAGCCGATGCCGCGTACCCAGCTGGAGGCCAAGTTCCTCGAGTGCGCCGAGCTCGCCGTTCCCGAGGACACGGCACGGCACGTCGCGGCCCGCATCTGGGACCTCGACGAGGTCGACGACATCGCCAAGCTCCACGCGTTGATGGGTGGTCCACGATGA